From uncultured Pseudodesulfovibrio sp.:
CTTCTCCAATCAAAATGATCGTCACTCCGGGAGGAAGTTCTGCCGTTGCGTCTACAACAAGATCTAAACCATTGGCCAGACCGTGCGCTCCCGTAAAAATCGCGACAAAGTCATTTCCCAACCCGTTCCGTTTCCTAAAATCCACACGGCTACCCTGACCGAACAAATCAGGATCGGCCCCAAGCGGGACCACCGTTATCTTGTCGGGAGAAACTCCGGAGCATTCCACCATCCGCCCTTTCATCCGCTCGCTGACCGTGACAATTCGCGTCGCCCTGCGGTACACGAACCGCTCGAACCATGTCATCGCCTTGATCATCAGAGGATTTTTCAACACGCCGGTGGCCACAGCCGACTCCGGCCAGATATCCCTGACCTCAAAGACCAACGGGATGCGCCTCAGCCACGAGATCAGCAATCCGGGCACCGCAACTGTGATCGGCGTAGACGTAGCAAAGACAAGGTCTGCGTCCTTAAGCTTGATTCCTTCGCGAGCCGACTGAAGGGCAAATGCAAGAAAGGCTTTGACGCGTCCATAAAACCCCGCCTGCTGGGCATATGAGACATTACAGACATGCACGTCTATACCGTCGACATCGAGCCTATCGACAGCTTTCTCGGAAGATTGTGCAAAATTGGACTTCCTATTCCGGCCGCATAGCATGTCCACCCGATGACCAAACATTTCGACAAGGAGTCGCCCGAACTCGTAAGATCGAGTACCGGCACATCCGCCGCGCGTGCTGAAGTGCTGATGTATATATATAATATTTAAAGACATATTTTCCCTAAAAGCGGATTGCCGAAACAGCTTATGTTGCCTACCATATAATAAGTACAGAAGCAACAAATCCCAATGCCTGCATCTATTCAATAATTCAACAAAAAACGCGAAAGTCAATGAACTTTTCAACCTGTCAACCGAATCATTTTTTGCCCACAAAAGCACCTTCAAAGCCATCTCCACTCCCGCGCTTACACCCCCTATCATAAGGAGATTATTTCCGTGTACGCGTTTTGGATTTGCACCACTCCCCCCACTCTG
This genomic window contains:
- a CDS encoding glycosyltransferase family 4 protein, with the translated sequence MSLNIIYIHQHFSTRGGCAGTRSYEFGRLLVEMFGHRVDMLCGRNRKSNFAQSSEKAVDRLDVDGIDVHVCNVSYAQQAGFYGRVKAFLAFALQSAREGIKLKDADLVFATSTPITVAVPGLLISWLRRIPLVFEVRDIWPESAVATGVLKNPLMIKAMTWFERFVYRRATRIVTVSERMKGRMVECSGVSPDKITVVPLGADPDLFGQGSRVDFRKRNGLGNDFVAIFTGAHGLANGLDLVVDATAELPPGVTIILIGEGAKKAELKEKAHSMGLENILFLDPIPKDELAEVLAEVDCGLMILQPLEVFATVLPNKFFDYLASGLPVIVNFSGGVADIVDEKQVGIFTGTSSPQALADAISRLAEDREFCKQCGANGRALSKDYSREKLVVDFERCLADAVSQYKRGW